In a genomic window of Scheffersomyces stipitis CBS 6054 chromosome 4, complete sequence:
- a CDS encoding predicted protein, whose amino-acid sequence MTDYYEPTLLFRQNALRRYCPSLSPISSVETLSSSILTNENIKGNVSSWMFNSANPKDTEVLNQSCSLNRMNIKSNYWKIPDTNMNLTAMAITDTHTDNPLFSVSSANNESNLFIYELDLLGNYLTHHNTISLPNINGMKWLPNSNRHLVTGNSKGYAHLVSIPEVNRTGNEDSEEQSAEICKRFNHRKHIKSKQDINKHSTISKLDFMNNDNSSLLSIYNNNLFYWDMNDAEAQRRPTPISISSISGLANFDPLPTHNANLVGICGKFGVSLFDLRQPKFTVPPSILEYASKKKLGANQMRWNPNNENVFAAAHRDGVVRLWDIRKQDNFANLSGHTDKISSLEWNDGDLFSGSRDGNIVHWDLTSDLSANNQFMNCGLKEGLDSVHFNPHMNRLERAINERQCGTVLPASNTNIISMCSVTGSDNSKDDMKVLSIDGSSFFGVHSKIFDAVNISMTSDKLYYTESDIQLMMKSENSNNTLVGSTDSINEQVTAPLAITRKSTLKDFAQAADAARPSNLSKDTLLGSVEDLKLAPEPIVVDDDDLKITKEIEDDLEDYNDFTFAPPSFIPIQNGNVSTCSHELDSEEDSGISSVESSPLKREASFKFQLLDSLDFEEKKLPRDDSFNTEMFNDLRMARQASVRTIGTHYRNVYNG is encoded by the exons ATGACCGACTACTACGAACCTACACTTTTGTTCAGGCAAAACGCCTTAAGAAGATACTGTCCAAGTCTTTCCCCAATTTCGAGTGTAGAAACCTTGAGCTCCAGTATCTTGACAAATGAAAACATTAAGGGAAATGTATCTTCTTGGATGTTCAATAGTGCCAATCCTAAAGATACAGAGGTGTTGAACCAGTCCTGTTCCTTGAACAGAATGAATATCAAGTCTAACTACTGGAAGATCCCAGACACTAATATGAACCTTACGGCAATGGCCATCACAGACACACATACCGACAACCCGTTATTTTCTGTGTCGAGTGCCAACAATGAgtccaacttgttcatCTATGAATTGGATCTTCTTGGCAATTATTTGACCCACCACAACACAATCAGTCTTCCAAATATCAACGGAATGAAATGGTTACCAAATAGCAATAGGCATTTGGTCACTGGCAATAGCAAAGGCTATGCTCATTTAGTTTCCATCCCTGAAGTAAACAGAACGGGCAAcgaagattctgaagaacAATCGGCCGAGATCTGCAAGAGATTCAACCACAGAAAGCACATCAAGAGCAAACAAGACATCAACAAACATAGTACAATTTCCAAACTCGATTTCATGAATAACGACAACAGCAGCCTCCTTTCCATTTACAACAACAACCTCTTCTACTGGGACATGAATGATGCCGAAGCCCAAAGAAGACCTACTCCAATATCCATATCGTCCATATCTGGTCTTGCCAATTTCGACCCATTACCTACTCACAATGCCAACTTGGTAGGAATTTGCGGTAAGTTTGGTGTCTCTTTGTTTGACTTGAGACAGCCCAAGTTCACTGTTCCTCCTTCCATTTTGGAGTATGcatccaagaagaaattagGTGCAAACCAAATGAGATGGAATCCCAACAATGAAAATGTTTTTGCAGCAGCTCACAGAGATGGAGTTGTACGGTTGTGGGATATCAGAAAGCAAGACAACTTTGCCAATTTGAGTGGACACACCGATAAGATCAGCAGTTTGGAGTGGAACGATGGTGATTTGTTCAGTGGATCCAGAGACGGTAATATAGTGCATTGGGACTTGACCAGTGATTTAAGTGCCAACAACCAATTCATGAACTGTGGATTGAAAGAAGGCTTGGATAGCGTTCATTTCAACCCACATATGAACAGGTTGGAGAGAGCCATCAACGAAAGACAATGTGGTACAGTTTTGCCAGCTTCTAACACCAACATCATAAGCATGTGTTCTGTAACCGGCAGTGACAATTCTAAAGACGACATGAAAGTGCTATCTATCGATGGTAGTTCGTTCTTTGGTGTGCACTCCAAGATATTCGATGCTGTGAATATTTCCATGACTTCAGACAAGTTGTACTATACTGAATCTGATATTCaattgatgatgaagagCGAGAATTCCAACAATACATTAGTAGGCTCTACCGATAGCATCAACGAGCAAGTAACTGCTCCTCTTGCCATTACTAGAAAGTCTACTTTGAAGGATTTCGCTCAAGCCGCCGATGCTGCCAGACCATCCAACCTTTCCAAAGACACTTTGTTGGGAtcagttgaagatttgaaattggCTCCTGAGCCTATTGTGGTggatgatgatgatttgAAAATCACCAAGGAGATTGAA GACGATTTAGAAGATTATAACGATTTCACATTTGCTCCACCTTCGTTCATTCCTATACAGAATGGCAATGTGTCTACGTGCTCT CACGAGCTTGatagtgaagaagacagCGGGATCTCTTCCGTCGAATCGTCGCCTTTAAAGAGGGAAGCTTCATTCAAGTTCCAGTTATTGGATTCTCTTGATTTCgaggagaagaagttgccTCGTGACGATTCGTTTAATACTGAAATGTTTAATGACTTAAGAATGGCCAGGCAGGCATCTGTCAGAACCATCGGGACACACTATCGCAATGTTTACAATGGTTAG
- a CDS encoding predicted protein (go_component intracellular~go_function ubiquitin-protein ligase activity~go_process protein modification; ubiquitin cycle) gives MSARTTPINVKVVAAESLYKRDVFRQPDPFAVITVDGSQTKTTKTAKKTLNPYWNESFNFTALEDSILVIQVFDQKKFKKKDQGFLGVVNVRIGDVIDLSLSNSEETITRDLKKSNENLAVSGKIIVVISHSRSAAGSSATNASTSSRNNTGSNGSSAGAPISTANGESAGSGSANRQYSSFEDQYGRLPPGWERRTDNFGRTYYVDHNSRTTTWQRPTLEQTESERGQQRQSTTEAERRQHRGRTLPGETPQSPDITNASSTVTSGNVTVNATGANTPVSPAAAVSMAATGATTSGLGELPSGWEQRFTNEGRPYFVDHNTRTTTWVDPRRQQYIRTFGPNTTIQQQPVSQLGPLPSGWEMRLTNTARVYFVDHNTKTTTWDDPRLPSSLDQNVPQYKRDFRRKVIYFRSQPALRILPGQCHIKVRRDHIFEDSYQEIMRQTPEDLKKRLMIKFDGEEGLDYGGVSREFFFLLSHDMFNPFYCLFEYSSHDNYTLQINPNSAINPEHLNYFKFIGRVVGLGVFHRRFLDAFFVGALYKMMLHKKVILQDMEGVDAEFYRSLKWILDNDITDVLDLTFSAEDERFGEIVEVDLKPGGRDIEVTEENKHEYVEFISEWKISKRVEEQFKAFIDGFNELIPQELVNVFDERELELLIGGLAEIDVEDWKKHTDYRGYQESDQVIQWFWKCIKEWDSEQKARLLQFTTGTSRIPVNGFKDLQGSDGPRRFTIEKAGEPNQLPKSHTCFNRVDLPPYNDYESLKQKLTLAVEETVGFGQE, from the exons ATGTCGGCCAGAACTACCCCTATCAATGTCAAGGTAGTTGCTGCCGAGTCGCTCTACAAACGGGACGTGTTTCGGCAACCCGATCCCTTCGCTGTTATCACTGTAGATGGATCGCAGACGAAAACAACCAAGACCGCCAAAAAGACCCTCAACCCCTACTGGAACGAATCATTCAACTTCACCGCACTTGAAGACTCCATCCTTGTTATCCAGGTGTTTGACCAgaaaaagttcaagaagaaagaccAGGGCTTCCTTGGAGTAGTCAATGTTCGTATCGGCGATGTCATTGATCTCCTGTTGTccaattcagaagaaacaatcaCCAGAGACCTTAAGAAGTCCAATGAGAACTTGGCCGTGTCCGGCAAAATCATCGTCGTTATCTCCCACTCTCGATCCGCTGCCGGCTCTTCCGCAACCAACG CTTCGACATCCTCTAGAAACAATACTGGATCCAACGGCTCGTCTGCTGGTGCCCCTATTTCCACTGCTAACGGTGAATCTGCAGGCTCTGGCTCTGCCAACAGACAGTACTCGTCCTTTGAAGACCAGTACGGAAGGTTGCCTCCAGGATGGGAACGTAGAACCGACAACTTTGGCAGAACCTACTATGTTGACCATAATTCCAGAACAACAACCTGGCAGAGACCAACGTTGGAACAGACGGAGTCCGAAAGAGGCCAACAGAGACAATCTAcaacagaagcagaaagaagacaacaTCGTGGAAGAACTCTACCAGGAGAAACCCCCCAGTCTCCAGACATCACCAACGCTTCCAGTACCGTAACTAGCGGCAATGTAACCGTAAATGCAACCGGGGCTAACACCCCTGTAAGCCCTGCTGCTGCCGTATCCATGGCTGCTACTGGCGCTACCACATCTGGTTTGGGCGAGTTGCCCAGTGGTTGGGAACAACGTTTCACGAACGAAGGCAGACCATACTTTGTAGATCACAACACAAGAACCACCACCTGGGTCGACCCCAGAAGACAGCAATATATCCGTACTTTTGGACCTAATACCACTATTCAACAGCAGCCAGTTAGTCAGTTAGGTCCTTTGCCTTCTGGTTGGGAAATGAGATTGACCAACACGGCTAGAGTGTATTTCGTTGATCACAACACCAAGACGACTACATGGGACGATCCTAGGTTACCTTCATCCTTAGATCAGAACGTTCCTCAGTATAAACGTgatttcagaagaaaggtTATCTACTTCAGATCGCAGCCAGCTCTTAGAATCTTGCCAGGACAGTGTCATATCAAGGTTAGAAGAGATCATATATTCGAGGATTCCTACCAAGAGATTATGAGACAGACTCcagaagatttgaaaaagagattgatGATCAAGTTcgatggagaagaaggtcTTGATTATGGTGGAGTTTCTCgtgagttcttcttcttgttgtcgCACGACATGTTCAACCCCTTCTACTGTTTGTTCGAATACTCCTCGCATGATAACTACACTTTGCAAATTAACCCTAACTCAGCTATTAATCCTGAACATTTGAACTACTTCAAGTTTATTGGTAGAGTTGTTGGCTTAGGTGTCTTCCACAGACGTTTCTTGGACGCTTTCTTTGTCGGAGCCTTATACAAGATGATGTTGCACAAGAAGGTCATCTTGCAAGACATGGAAGGTGTTGACGCAGAGTTCTACAGGTCCTTAAAGTGGATCCTAGACAACGATATCACCGATGTCTTAGACTTGACGTTCAGTGCAGAGGATGAGAGATTTGGTGAAATCGTAGAAGTAGACTTGAAACCCGGTGGAAGAGACATTGAAGTCACCGAAGAAAATAAGCACGAGTACGTGGAATTCATTTCGGAATGgaagatttccaagagaGTCGAAGAGCAGTTTAAGGCATTCATTGATGGtttcaacgagttgattCCTCAAGAATTAGTCAACGTTTTTGACgaaagagaattggaattgttgattgGTGGTTTGGCTGAGATTGACGTTGAagattggaagaagcaTACTGATTATAGAGGATACCAAGAAAGCGACCAAGTAATTCAATGGTTCTGGAAATGCATTAAGGAATGGGATTCTGAACAGAAAGCAAGATTATTGCAGTTCACTACCGGTACCTCAAGAATCCCTGTCAATGGTTTCAAGGACTTGCAAGGTAGTGACGGTCCTAGAAGATTCACAATTGAAAAGGCTGGTGAACCTAATCAATTACCGAAGTCGCATACATGTTTCAACAGAGTTGATTTACCTCCATACAATGACTACGAGAGTTTGAAGCAGAAATTGACGTTGGCTGTGGAAGAAACCGTTGGATTTGGACAAGAATAA
- the MUP1.2 gene encoding high affinity methionine permease (go_component membrane~go_process transport), with amino-acid sequence QNDAGAPVETRNPLGYNLDYVSAFYMVIQGIIGTGIFLTPASVLNSIGSVGASYVLWVAGFIIALFEVFVYIEFATYFRKRNGGDVAYLEQAFPKPDYLVPTAYAAVSVILSFSVSSAVAFGTYVIAASDLEPTTWKQRGIGVAILSFVAILTAVHPKASLKLANLLGFVKMVFIAFVIITGFVVLGGGTRVNNPHDIFKNAWDGTTSDGNAIANAIIKVSFSYGGTAYVFALVGESNPKKTRNLFRFFIPGVVVLVFLIYILLITTFYAGAGGLASVKKSGVLVASLFFTNVFGTRAATQALDVLVALSALGHLLAVFVGHSRALRECGRQGVLPYPRLWTTTRPFGTPLLPVIITYVVNLIVLLAPPAGDAYNFVVDIGSYSGYFFKILLFVGLLFVRKQRKAAGLKPNGWWVPLPIIIINILFYLFVIAMAWVPPKGGSLKGSDVSFFYATYAITTIGIYLLCIAYYFVWAKIIPKIGGYQHRTVFYDLQNGERGHTVVKVKNDEVEKFDKEHDASGRL; translated from the coding sequence caaaatgATGCTGGTGCTCCAGTCgaaacaagaaatccaTTAGGTTACAACTTAGACTATGTTTCTGCCTTCTATATGGTTATTCAAGGTATCATAGGTACTGGTATCTTCTTGACTCCTGCAAGTGTCTTGAACTCTATTGGTTCTGTTGGTGCCTCCTACGTCTTGTGGGTTGCTGGTTTCATCATTGCTctctttgaagttttcGTCTACATCGAATTTGCTACATActtcagaaaaagaaacgGTGGTGATGTAGCTTATTTGGAACAAGCTTTCCCTAAGCCAGACTATTTGGTTCCAACAGCATACGCTGCTGTATCTGTGATTTTGTCATTCTCGGTGTCTTCTGCTGTTGCATTCGGAACTTATGTCATTGCTGCTAGTGACTTGGAGCCAACAACCTGGAAGCAAAGAGGAATTGGTGTTgctattctttctttcgtTGCTATTTTGACTGCTGTTCACCCTAAGGCTTCTCTTAAGTTGGCCAATTTGTTGGGTTTTGTGAAGATGGTCTTCATTGCTTTCGTTATCATTACTGGATTTGTTGTATTGGGTGGAGGCACCAGAGTCAATAACCCACATGACATATTCAAGAATGCATGGGATGGTACTACATCAGATGGTAACGCTATTGCTAATGCCATCATCAAAGTTTCCTTCTCGTACGGTGGTACCGCTTACGTCTTCGCACTTGTTGGTGAATCTAATCCCAAGAAGACTAGGAACTTGTTTAGATTCTTCATTCCAGGAGTCgttgttcttgttttccTCATCTATATTTTGCTTATTACTACTTTCTATGCTGGTGCTGGCGGCCTCGCTTCAGTTAAGAAGTCAGGTGTCTTGGTTGCCTCCCTTTTCTTTACAAATGTATTTGGTACCAGAGCTGCAACTCAAGCTTTAGATGTTCTTGTTGCGCTTTCCGCTTTGGGGCACTTGTTAGCTGTCTTTGTGGGACACTCTAGAGCTTTAAGAGAATGTGGAAGACAAGGAGTTCTTCCATATCCTCGTCTCTGGACTACCACCAGACCATTTGGTACTCCTTTGTTGCCAGTCATTATCACTTATGTCGTCAATTTGATTGTTTTGCTTGCTCCACCAGCTGGTGATGCATACAACTTCGTTGTTGACATTGGTTCCTACTCTGgttatttcttcaagatcttgttaTTTGTTGGTCTTTTGTTCGTGAGAAAGCAAAGAAAGGCAGCTGGTTTGAAACCAAATGGATGGTGGGTTCCATTGCCTATCATCATCATTAACATTCTTTTCTATCTTTTTGTCATTGCCATGGCTTGGGTTCCTCCAAAGGGTGGTTCCTTGAAGGGTTCTGATGTTTCATTCTTCTACGCAACATATGCTATCACCACTATTGGTATCTATCTTCTCTGTATTGCGTACTACTTTGTCTGGGCTAAGATCATCCCCAAGATTGGAGGATATCAGCACAGAACAGTCTTCTATGACTTACAAAACGGTGAAAGGGGACATACTGTTGTCAAGGTTAAGAAtgatgaagttgagaaGTTCGATAAAGAACATGACGCTTCTGGAAGATTA
- a CDS encoding positive regulator of PUT genes (go_component nucleus~go_function transcription factor activity; zinc ion binding; DNA binding~go_process regulation of transcription, DNA-dependent; transcription), with protein MSTHRLEDEEDQLSPRKIRHMDNLSSSDSESVMSTSDSVDPATGSTGSTTVSRSGSTVGSASVRSRRACERCRRRRTKCTGEHPCEACIASGNECLFPRKPKRIMVFDTDIEQYQSKIETLELEIEKLRKVPDTDYDHKADKLTLSILLGSPSCEMVCWNLNEFTIANKGIFSDITVSPDFSTFREEMSYNFLFGNVSRGNVDMDSIKNLNYDTLMSLYTYVVSFISSGYMTVDHENFEKKCTKYFENGLFKPSSVNFKTKVDYFFLKVLALMSLGEIYSPLYVLGESNAPELPGLKYFKIVIKYLPSEFSFFGNRDVNDTLEIIELYCLIAIYLRILDKKIASVSFTLHALQLCISLNLHKDRHLRSYEINEKPQHYINRVWWGTFCLNRFFSSRIGQPVLVSIDTISNNALFDAPQLALEANNSVNSSMKCYIELSKIADTITNELYSTSFNNKQYLQSILSIMARLFDWSANIPESLKLSFPIKETEPINRLSCSLYLNYLHHIYLTCIPILLNFAKMQISTYFKLNQLMYNPLVIDDLPKNISRIIQSIINSGHLTMHIFKALYKGKFVRIFGFTDIDYLFSSSLIYLICIILRIDSTNERSHIFQEQLENSMDWLNQMQKGGNLIARGKLNQIVSLVGNLEPMLLDLGHNVLIQNLKKYKEVRTPTKRSPRSSHSEGSSIVKNQIPSIFTHMERSVGSSESLNKDLKSKQASSSNIVISSIESDQTEIVDNHSLFSWDMFNNQDFPISQQIIENQAHFSPVNNDDLSIFDFFE; from the coding sequence ATGTCCACCCATAGACtcgaagatgaagaagatcaattATCACCAAGAAAGATAAGACATATGGACAATTTGTCGTCCTCAGACTCAGAATCGGTGATGTCTACCTCTGACAGCGTCGACCCTGCAACTGGCAGCACGGGTAGCACCACTGTCTCCAGATCTGGCAGCACCGTAGGACTGGCGTCTGTTAGGTCAAGAAGAGCTTGCGAAAGATGCCGTCGTCGAAGAACGAAATGCACTGGAGAACATCCATGCGAAGCTTGTATTGCTTCAGGGAACGAATGCTTGTTCCCCAGGAAGCCAAAGAGAATTATGGTGTTCGACACTGACATTGAACAGTATCAATCAAAGATCGAGAcattggaattggaaattgaaaaattgagaaaGGTGCCTGACACTGACTATGACCACAAGGCAGACAAGTTGactctttcaattttgctAGGTTCGCCTTCTTGTGAAATGGTATGTtggaacttgaacgaaTTTACCATTGCCAACAAGGGAATCTTTAGCGACATAACTGTGAGTCCTGATTTCTCTACTTTTAGAGAAGAGATGTCTTACAATTTCTTATTCGGCAATGTTTCCAGGGGCAATGTTGATATGGATTCAATTAAGAATTTGAACTACGATACTCTTATGCTGTTATACACCTACGTGGTTTCATTTATTAGTTCGGGGTATATGACCGTTGACCACGAGAACTTCGAAAAGAAATGCACCAAGTATTTCGAAAACGGTTTGTTTAAACCATCAAGTGTTAATTTCAAGACCAAAGTTGAttactttttcttgaagGTTTTGGCCCTTATGTCACTTGGCGAAATTTACAGTCCATTATATGTCCTTGGAGAAAGTAACGCACCCGAATTACCAGGACTCAAGTATTTCAAAATAGTCATCAAGTATCTTCCATCAGAATTTAGCTTCTTCGGCAATCGTGATGTCAACGACACTTTGGAAATAATTGAATTATATTGCTTAATTGCAATTTATCTAAGAATTTTGGATAAAAAGATTGCTTCGGTTCTGTTTACATTGCATGCTTTACAATTGTGCATTTCATTAAATTTACACAAGGACAGACATCTTAGGAGTTATGAAATTAACGAGAAACCCCAACATTATATCAACAGAGTTTGGTGGGGAACCTTTTGCTTGAACAGATTCTTCAGCTCAAGAATTGGACAACCCGTGCTTGTCAGCATCGACACAATAAGCAACAACGCGTTATTCGATGCCCCTCAACTTGCTCTTGAAGCAAATAATTCTGTCAACAGTAGTATGAAATGCTATATTGAATTGTCTAAGATAGCGGACACAATTACAAATGAGCTATATTCAACAtcattcaacaacaaacaaTATCTACAATCCATCTTGTCTATCATGGCAAGGCTTTTTGACTGGAGTGCCAATATTCCCGAAAGTTTAAAATTGTCATTTCCCATCAAAGAAACAGAGCCAATAAACAGATTAAGCTGTTCATTGTATTTGAACTATTTACATCACATCTACCTTACTTGCATTCCTATACtattgaattttgcaaAGATGCAAATAAGCACCTACTTCAAGTTAAATCAGTTGATGTACAATCCTCTCGTTATAGATGATCTTCCAAAAAACATCAGCAGGATTATTCAGTCAATCATAAATAGTGGGCACCTAACCATGCATATTTTTAAGGCTTTATACAAAGGGAAGTTTGTTCGGATTTTTGGATTCACAGACATTGATTATCTTTTCAGTTCATCATTGATTTATCTAATTTGCATAATTTTGAGAATTGATCTGACTAATGAAAGGAGCCATATTTTTCAAGAGCAATTGGAAAACTCTATGGATTGGTTGAATCAAATGCAAAAAGGGGGGAACTTGATTGCAAGGGGAAAGCTTAATCAAATTGTTTCATTGGTAGGTAATCTCGAGCCAATGCTACTTGATTTGGGCCATAATGTTTTGATACAAAATCTCAAGAAATATAAAGAAGTCCGAACCCCAACAAAAAGATCACCACGCTCCAGTCACTCTGAAGGTTCACTGATAGTTAAGAACCAAATTCCTAGCATTTTTACGCATATGGAAAGGAGTGTCGGATCGTCAGAGTCACTTAATAAAGATTTGAAATCCAAGCAAGCGTCATCTTCCAATATTGTTATTTCCTCAATTGAACTGGACCAAACTGAGATAGTCGATAATCACAGTCTATTCTCCTGGGATATGTTTAACAATCAAGATTTTCCAATTAGTCAACAGATAATTGAAAACCAAGCACATTTTAGTCCAGTGAACAACGATGACTTAAGCATTTTCGATTTTTTTGAATGA
- the YCK1 gene encoding casein kinase I (go_function protein kinase activity; ATP binding~go_process protein amino acid phosphorylation), translating to MAQTTSSNIVGVHYKVGKKIGEGSFGIIFEGINILNNQQVAIKFEPRKCEAPQLRDEYRSYRILNNCDGIPQAYFFGQEGVHNILIIDLLGPSLEDLFDWCNRKFSVKTVVQVAKQMIQRVETIHESNLIYRDIKPDNFLIGKPGTPQANQVYIVDFGMAKQYRDPKTKVHIPYREKKALSGTARYMSINTHLGREQSRRDDLESLGHVFMYFLRGSLPWQGLKAPTNKQKYEKIGLKKQTTSINELCYGFPIQFAQYLTYVRNLKFDETPDYGYLVGLMDRALISLGVEADGHYDWMDLNGGRGWDAALNKKANLHGYGNPHPPAHRRQQQSPAHAHQQQQQQQSQQHTQQQQLSSSPGQQRNDQNSKLLSLSQRNGRNSRSKSLSFGNYNSITQDSRNHQFMNNAAYQQQGMIPVRDDGDLHSDTSSFNERRKKGRSCLTRVFCCCLI from the exons ATGGCCCAGACGACATCCTCTAATATAGTAGGCGTCCACTACAAAGTGGGCAAAAAGATTGGCGAAGGTTCATTTGGTATCATCTTCGAAGGTATCAATATTCTCAACAACCAGCAGGTAGCAATCAAATTTGAGCCGCGGAAATGTGAAGCTCCGCAATTAAGAGACGAATATCGCTCTTATAGAATTCTCAACAACTGTGACGGAATCCCTCAGGCGTACTTCTTTGGCCAGGAAGGTGTTCACAACATTCTCATAATCGACTTGTTGGGCCCCAGCTTAGAGGACTTGTTCGACTGGTGCAACCGCAAGTTCTCCGTCAAGACTGTAGTCCAGGTGGCCAAACAGATGATTCAACGCGTGGAAACCATCCACGAAAGCAATTTAATATACAGAGACATCAAGCctgacaacttcttgatagGAAAGCCCGGAACACCACAGGCTAACCAGGTGTACATTGTGGATTTCGGCATGGCCAAGCAGTATCGTGACCCCAAGACTAAAGTTCACATCCCTTACagagagaagaaggcaTTGAGTGGAACGGCCAGATACATGTCTATCAATACGCATTTGGGTAGAGAGCAGCTGAGACGTGACGACTTGGAGAGTTTGGGTCATGTGTTCATGTATTTTTTGCGAGGGTCACTTCCGTGGCAGGGATTGAAGGCTCCTACGAATAAGCAGAAGTACGAGAAAATCGGCTTAAAGAAACAGACGACGTCTATTAACGAATTATGCTACGGCTTCCCGATTCAGTTTGCACAGTATTTGACATATGTGCGGAACTTGAAATTCGACGAAACTCCTGATTACGGCTACTTGGTCGGCCTTATGGATAGGGCCCTTATTTCGCTCGGTGTAGAGGCTGATGGCCACTACGATTGGATGGATTTAAATGGCGGTAGAGGATGGGACGCGGCCCTCAACAAGAAGGCCAATCTCCACGGGTATGGAAACCCCCATCCTCCAGCACATAGGCGACAGCAGCAATCCCCTGCCCATGCAcatcagcaacaacagcagcagcaactgCAACAGCACAcacaacagcaacaactaCTGCTGTCACCTGGACAACAGAGAAATGATCAGAACTCGAAGTTGTTATCGCTTTCACAACGCAACGGGCGTAACTCTCGGTCCAAGCTGCTTTCTTTCGGCAATTACAACTCGATCACTCAAGATAGTCGCAATCATCAATTTATGAATAACGCCG CCTACCAGCAACAGGGAATGATTCCAGTGCGTGATGACGGTGACTTACATTCCGACACCTCGAGTTTCaacgaaagaagaaagaagggCCGGAGTTGTTTGACACGGGTgttctgctgctgtttaATATAG
- a CDS encoding predicted protein has product MARAKKSKDSQPLDLNNCQPLEHLQPVPKTRSASIISVESTDSEGGVVEVLAPPQVREFDDLTAFEAFVRDETWDNDFDYFHGRLNYYPPFIMKECHDNLDKIKPTANKNSRKFKRNLQHHVARHLIKDLEKCCGYELHMDKFDTIETPNRITWKFKDESDHGFSKEEEDEYNRHWRLELSVSCNNENPMVEVDYKAIPI; this is encoded by the coding sequence ATGGCCAGAGCTAAGAAGTCCAAGGATTCGCAACCattggacttgaacaactgtCAACCATTGGAACACTTGCAACCCGTTCCTAAGACCAGATCTGCTTCGATCATCTCGGTCGAGTCAACCGACTCTGAAGGTGGTGTCGTCGAAGTTTTGGCTCCTCCTCAAGTCAGAGAATTTGATGACTTGACTGCTTTTGAAGCTTTCGTCAGAGACGAAACATGGGACAACGATTTTGACTACTTCCACGGTCGTCTTAACTACTACCCACCTTTCATTATGAAAGAATGTCACGAtaacttggacaagatcaagCCAACCGCCAACAAGAACTCGAGAAAGTTCAAGAGAAACTTGCAACACCATGTCGCCAGACACTTGATCAAGGACTTGGAAAAATGTTGCGGTTACGAATTGCATATGGATAAGTTCGACACCATCGAAACTCCAAACAGAATCACTTGGAAGTTTAAGGACGAATCCGACCATGGATTctccaaggaagaagaagacgagtATAACAGACACTGGAGATTGGAATTGTCGGTTTCTTGTAACAACGAAAACCCAAtggttgaagttgactACAAGGCCATTCCAATCTAG